The Gigantopelta aegis isolate Gae_Host chromosome 3, Gae_host_genome, whole genome shotgun sequence genome segment ACAATGCATAACTGTAGCCTTACCACCGGTGTTCAAACACCTGCCCCAACATTCTGACAAGGATTGTTATTCCGGGTGGCAGGGCGTACACATGGACGTGTTTTATGTTTCGTTTATCGGTGTCTGGTGTTTTTTAATTCCCGTCCTCGTCATGTTGTTGTCGCACTGCGGAATATTCAACGTGATCAGGAAGTTCAGCCCGTTAAGTACGTTTCACATCGTCACCGTGTCGGGAATAGTCGACACCCGACTGAAAGCTGTCTCGCATAGGAGCTCTTTACTTCTCACGCAGAGAAGcgttaagaattttttttttttaatagtacaCCTCTTGGCGTTTGTGATACTGTGGGGTCCGTACTTCGTGTTCGCGATGTATCACGCCCTGCACGCGCAGCCCGAGGACCGGGACAAGATGGTGGACCTGGTGGTCACGTGGCTCGGCTTCGTGACGTTCGCCGCGAACCCGGTGCTGTACGGCCTGATGAACCGACCAATAAGAACCCAGTTGGTCGAGTGGTACGAGTACATATTCTGTTGTGATTTCCTAAGAAAAAGGAAGGCAAACGGAGAACAATTACCTGAAGAGACAGCGAGTGGGGAAGAAGACTTTTTGCACTTCTTGGGAATAACGCCCACAGCAAACAATACCTAGCAGACAAGACCTAGCCTGTCATCGCACGCAGGACGGCACCGAGAgagtggtgggggtggtggtggtggtgggggggggggggggcaatagtGCCCACAACAGACAAAACCTAACAGACAATGACTAGCAGACACGGCCTAGCAGACAAGGCCTAGCGAATGCCGAGTGGTAGGTGCACGGCAGTTGTACCACCAGAATACAAATAAATTGAAccatttttagtttaaaagtgccTGCCCCTTTTTAGCTGCCCAGAGAAGGTCGTAATACTGtctctattttatttatttattatcattgttCTTATTATttgaagtagtagtagtcgtagtggAAGTGGTGGTAGTAGAAGTAGTTACTGTAGTATAGtcgtggtggtagtagtagttactGTAGTATACAGGCTCATATGCCTTAACTCCCCACTTCCCTTAGACTActgttatataaatacatccaTTCTATATCGGCCTTAACTCCCCACTTCCCTTAGACtacttatataaatacatcCATTCTATATCGGCCTTAACTCCCCACTTCCCGTAGACTACTGTTCTATAAATACATCCAATCTATATCGGCCTGAACTCCCCACTTCCCGTAGACTActgttatataaatacatccaGTCTATATCGGCTTGAACTCCCCACTTCCCTTAGACTActgttatataaatacatccaTTCTATATCGGCCTTAACTCCCCACTTCCCTTAGACTACTGATATATAAACACATCCAGTCTATATCGGCCTTAACTCCCCACTTCCCTTAGACTACTGTTATATAAACACATCCAGTCTATATCAACCTTATCTCCCCACTTAGACTACTGTTATATAAACCCAAACAGTCTATATCAGCCTTAACTCCCCACTTAGACTACTGTTATATAAACCCAAACAGTCTATATCAGCCTTATCTCCCCACTTAGACTACTGTTATATAAACCCAAACAGTCTATATCAGCCTTAACTCCCCACTTCCCTTAGACTACTGTTATATAAACACATCCAATCTATATGAGCCTTAACTCCCCACTTCCCTTAGACTACTGTTGTATAAATATATCCAGTCTATATCAGCCTTAACTCCCCTAGACTACTGTTATATAAACACATCCAGTCTATATCAGCCTTAACTCCCCACTTAGACTACTGTTATACAAACACATCCAGTCTATATCAGCCTTAACTCCCCACTTAGACTACTGTTATACAAACACATCCAGTCTATATCAGCCTTAACTCCCCACTTCCCTTAGACTACTGTTATATAAacacatccagtctatatgagccttaacTCCCCACTTCCCTTAGACTACTGTTATATAAacacatccagtctatatgagccttaacTCCCCACTTAGACTACTGTTATACAAACACATCCAGTCTATATCAGCCTTAACTCCCCTCTTAGACTACTGTTATACAAacacatccagtctatatgagccttaacTCCCCACTTCCCTTAGACTACTGTTATATAAacacatccagtctatatgagccttaacTCCCCACTTCCCTTAGACTActgttatataaatacatccaATCTATATCGGCCTTATCTCCCCACTTAGACTACTGTTATATAAACACATCCAGTCTATATCAGCCTTAACTCCCCACTTAGACTACTGTTATATAAACACATCCAGTCTATATCAGCCTTAACTCCCCACTTAGACTACTGTTATACAAacacatccagtctatatgagccttaacTCCCCACTTCCCTTAGACTACTGTTATATAAacacatccagtctatatgagccttaacTCCCCACTTCCCTTAGACTActgttatataaatacatccaATCTATATCGGCCTTAACTCCCCACTTAGACTACTGTTATACAAACACATCCAGTCTATATCAGCCTTAACTCCCCACTTCCCTTAGACTACTGTTATATAAacacatccagtctatatgagccttaacTCCCCACTTCCCTTAGACTACTGTTATATAAacacatccagtctatatgagccttaacTCCCCACTTCCCTTAGACTActgttatataaatacatccaATCTATATCGGCCTTAACTCCCCACTTCCCTTAGACTACTGTTATATAAACACATCCAGTCTATATCGGCCTTAACTCCCCACTTCCCTTAGACTACTGTTATATAAACACATTGGTTTGTCTCACAATCCTAACACGACATACTACGGTGACCTTCAAGGGCGGATGGACTCCCATTTCTGTGAGGATGGGATGGGCATTaaaatggattacaactaatgaataaaaaataaaaaattaaggtAGGCATGTTAAGTAAATTCCACCCCGACAGAATGGTAGAAATGTATTATGTCTCCCCTCCTTCCCGCCCCGCCCCGCCCCTAGTGTACAATCCTGACTGTGCCAGTGGTTGGGGAGTGGGCgcctaaattaattaattcattcattatttcatatTAACATTCAGTATTAATTAGGATAgttattatttcagtttaaCATTGAATATCTTTTATAAATGGAGCGGCATCTACTTTAGTTGGTAGAGCGTTTACCCGAGGTACTGTGATCGGAGGATGGAATCCCTTCGGCGGAACTATTCTCTGACTGgcttttccaaccagtgccccacgactggcatatcaagggatgtggtatgtgttggcctgtctgtgggaatgtgcatataaaagataccttgctactaatgaaacaaatgtagcgggtttcctctgactatgTGTCACCGTGACCAAATATTGGACATTCAATagtggatgattaattaatcaatgtgatgtcgttaaacgaaacaaacttttaacaattaaaaaattccAAGCATGTTTTAAAAGGATAACTCCTGGACTCTACCAGTAATTAACCTCTGTCTACTTTGTAGGTGGgtttaaatgattaaatttcAATCTATGCTGTGGATCTTGTGGCTGGCTGGTTGAGGGTTTTTAAGAttgtcttttattattttttattattattattattattattattaatgatttattataCCTGTATTTATTATACCTGTAAATAATACCTGTATGTCACATATCATGATCAATTAATGCATGTATATGAACATAACATTGTATAAATCAGACAAGCGATTTTGTTCTCTGTACTCCATGTCGGTCTGTGAGTATAATATTTTCTCttgcccaccccaccccatatcTCAGGCATTACAGGTAcagaaattaaaactatagCACGTGCAACCTTTGATTAATTATGCGTACAATTATGGTAAGCTGAATGCCGTGTGAGCTGGCTACATTTGATTGTTATGAACCAAGACATGTAAAGATATATATACCTCTTAACTCGGTCTTCCTTATTTCCGGAGTGTGTGGAGCTAATGGAATCTGTGAACATTGGTTCTTGTGTTCGCTATTACTGTTAGTCATGACTTCTTAAGCAGAATACTGATTTGTGTACCGAAAATACATCTGAAACTCGATTTAACGTTAAACGtcagacgcgtgtgcagggaaTTTTGTagagagggtgtgtgtgtgtgtgtgtgtgtgtgagggtgtgtgtgtgggtgggggtgtgggtgtgtggatGTGGGTGCGGTCTAGACTGGCAAGTGCAGTTTCTACGGAGGTGTTCGTGTCATGATCccctgaaaaataaattaaaaagaaaagaacattttGCTTTGTGCCAAGGTGTTCAAACccctaccacccccccccccccacacacacacacacacgcccgcACGTCCACACATGCCTGaagataatttgtaaaaaataaatattgtgtcgCACTTGCTTAACATATTAAtgcctgtagtgtgtgtgtgggagtgtGTGCGGGTGCCCCaatgtttatatacaaatcCAAGccaggtttctttttttttctttctttttttggtcaCTGAATGGAGCGCGCCAAAATGTGGACGAGACTGCGTTTGAAGGTGTTTGTTAGAAATACGAACTTGTCTCACTGAACTCGAACCAGGATCGAATCGTCGCCATATACGataattatctatttatttatttatttatttatttatctctttatttatttatctctgTATTTAGTTAGTTATTTGTATTATGTCGTTAAAGACACATCCATTTCCTTTCAGTTGTACGAAAAGCCATTGCAACCTGTTGTTCGATGTAGAAATTAGGTATCcttaatatttttttccttATTGCTGAATAAGGAGCTGAGCGCATGTGACACTCCGACTTGATGGTCTGTCAACAAATATGCACCAAGTGAGCGACAAGAACGCGCCACCGAAGACGTATCTCACCAGGCACCGCGCGCTTCCTATTGGCTAAATACGAATCTCGGCACTTGATCGTAAACTCGCATCCACAGACCCTTTAAGAATCGGTTGCTAGGAGTCATGATAAAGGATGACAATTTTCTCTTTTATCGATTTTACGCTGAAACTGTTTGATTATTAAAACGAGAGAAATGGTCGTCATCTAAATACCCCGTGATTAGAACTTCGGAGCTTTTTCGATTGGTACCAGCGGCATGGCCAGTCCTTTGATGCGCAACACATGGCGGTCTATGTGAGGAACAGTTGTGAGGATTCCAGTCTGAGAGTTATGTAGTCTCGGGCTTAAGGAGAATgacacaaagtttgttttaactgtttatcAGTAACGACCAAAAGGCGTTGTATTTAAACGAACAACAGCCAGTCAAGTAACTAATGAGTTGATAAGACATTCAGTAGTCTAGTTACGtcgaaaagaaaaagaaagaaaaaaaaccagtgtcagtgATGAGGAAACTAAACTCTTTGAAACGTGGACTTATCGAGGATCTATATTTGCGGGGAGACGTGGCGCGCGGTCACGATGCGATACAATGAACAACACCACGACAGCGACTGAAGCAGACGGTGACGCCAGCAGATACGTCGTTCTCGTGTTGATGTGCCTCGTCAATCTGACGGCCGTCGTCGGCAACGTGAGCATCATCGTTGTCGTCCTGCGATGTTTCCAGCTGCGACACACTCTGACCAACTTCTTTGTGCTCAACCTGAGCGTCGTGGATTTGCTCGGCTCCGTAGTCGCCCTGCCCGTGGGGATCTCGTCCTTCCTGCACGATGCGTGGCCCTACGGGTCGCGCTGGTGCGTCGTCAGCGGCGCCGTCACCAGCTTCTCGGTGTACGCCTCAATCTGCAGCCTGTGTCTGATCAGCGTGGAGCGTTACTACTCCATCAAGCTGCCCATGCACCACGCCGCCAACATGAGCCTTCAGAAGACGGTGTGCGCCCTCGTTTTCGTGTGGGTACAGAACACGGTGCTGGCCGTGCTACCCGTGCTGGGGGTCAACTCGTACACCTACCAGGACCACAAGAAACACTGCTCAGTCACGTGGCAGGGCCCGCCATCCAACGcagttttcgttttgtttattaGCGTCTGGTGCTTTCTAGTTCCGGGAGTCATTCTCTTGCTGATGCATTGTGGGATATTTCGAGTAGCTCGCGAAGCTGCCAGACAAATCCGTCCCTACCCCTCAACCCCAACCGTATCCGTCCTTGTTGGAGACCGCCAGTCGGACAGTCAGACCACGGAGCACGTGGGGCGGGTGCCCGTGAGGTGTACGCGACTCCTCAGTTGGTGCGTGCCTGGTGGTGACGACAGCGTGGTGCCCGTGGTGGAGCGCTCCATGTCGGCCCACCTGTTCCAGCACACGCCGCGCCCCTACAAAGGTCACCTGAAGGCCATCAAGACGCTAATCATCATCTTCTCGTCCTTCCTGCTGCTCTGGGGTCCCTACTTCGTCCTGCACGCCTACGGTGCCATCACCGGCTACGTGGCGCGAAGGGCGACGAGCGAGCTGGTGACCACGTGGCTGGGGTACACGACGTTCGCGGTGAACCCGCTGCTGTACGGGTGGATGAACCGCGCCATACGCCAGGAGCTGATCGCCTTCTACCAGAATGACGTCTGCTTCTGCTTGCACGCGGCCGGCCCGCCCCCCGGGCACAGTGACGCACCGCGCGAGCACGAGGACTTTATCCAGTTCCTGGAGAGGACGAGCTACAAAGCCGTGTCCCCCAACCAGAACTCTCGAGCCGTCAAAGTGGCCGAGAACAGTGCACGAACACACCGTGAACACGTCCATACTGTCAACAAAGAACAAACTCACTGTGAAAACGTGAATGATGTTAATAAAGAGCGAACACACTGTGAACACGTTCATACTGTCAACAAAGAACAAACTCACTGTGAAAACgtcaataatgttaataatgagcgAACACACTGTGAACACGTTCATACTGTGAACAAAGAACACACTCACTGTGAAAATTTTAATAACGTGAATAATGATCGAACACACTGTGAACATGTTCATCCTGTGAACAAAGAACAAACACACTGTGAACAtgttaataatatgaataatgagCAAACACACTGTGAACATGTTCATACTGTGAACAGAGAACAAACTCACTGTGAAAATGTTAATGTGAATAATGAACGAACACACTGTGAACATATTCAAACtgtgaataaaaaacaaacacactgtgaacatattaataatatggataatgaGCGAACACACTGTGAACATGTTCATACTGTAAAAGGTGAAGGAACACACTGTCAGCATGTTCATACAATGAACAAAAACCGGACACACTGTGAACATACTGTGAATAATGAACGAACACAGCATAAGCATGTTATTGTTATCAACAGTGAACGCATACAAAAGGAAACCGTTATTATTGTGAACAGTGAACAAAAACATGAATCTGCTGTGAGTTTGAATAATGAAAGAACACATGGCAAACCTGGTTCCACTGTGAACGATGAACCTGATATTACTTTGGATAAAGAACAGATACACTGTGGGCCTGTTCATATTTCGAACAAAGAATGAACAAATTGTGAATTAGTTAAAACTGTGAACACTAAACAATCAAACTTAATAGTACATATAATGAACGGATTACATGATGGTGTATTTGTTAACACTGTGAACAGTGAATGAATAAACGATAAACTTGTTCACATTTAGAACAATAAACGGAGATATGTTCAACacgttattttttaaattaaaaaataaatgaataaaataaaataaataaagcaaacatGTTAAAATTTGAGCAATGAACGAACTCCGGGTAAACTTGTTAATATTGTAAACAATTGACGTGAAAATCGCGAACGTATTATTACAAAGGGCAGATAAAACTAGAAGACTTATGGGAAAGACAGTTCTGTTAAGTTGTACTAAAGTACCAGGTGAATGGGAAATTGGTCACTTGGTGTTAACCAAGGACATGACAATactgtgtgccaaggacagacACGTGAGGACGACATCACGAAGATTAGTGTTGTCACCAGTGTGGGATACACGATAGTTCGTCACTGACGTTTGTTTAAAAGtaccccaaaattactttttattgtGTATTCGGAGATAAAATAGGTAAGAGTGTCAAAAGATTTTTGtgctgttattttgtttgtccTAAGTACTACAGCGGATAACGAGTGACGTCGAATGACGGGTGCGTGTGCATTACACGCTGCATTACACACCGGCCGTATGCGTTATGtatatatcttacattctatGTCTAAAATCAGGCAAGTTGTAAACGGACTGAAATTTTGGGGAAAATCAGGTTATTTATTTGACAGATTGACTGAATATGAATTTTATACTTTAAACACATAGTAAATAgttttcatttataataacAACAAGAATTCTGCATACTTGTTTCGCCCACCATAAGCTGATTCGGTGTCACTCatagtcaatctaattaaaattagctccactggttaataactattacccgtggatctaacagcagcccgttagagctcatgtccagttgacctttcattcaaccaatcaaaaccttacttgcagattCATGCCAGTGATTGAAAATTGAAAACTTTCGGAATTATGCCGaaggtatacaaaatgattcgggtaaattacgaagtatgccggaaactaatttcaatataaaattttaatgttgaactttcgtttcaagacggaaaaaacgTGATATTATAGCCATAAAATATATGTCTTCTGGTACACAATTCAGAGTTTATTGCTGCACTTTTGcccccttttttaaatgttgaaataggccaacaagttcgcctattgcttaAGCGGCAATCTAATTGAACTGGAGTTCGGCTATATGAACCACGGCCATAACAGCTGAGGACTGCGTATGTAAACTTAATGCaaaatggttatgattattatttaattccgTTGCCATAGAAATGAATCAATGTTCGGCCATACAGTGTTAAAATAATCAGTATGTAATTTaccagtaatttaaaatgtactaaggcctcaaactttcttttcatacAATCTAAAAGAAACgtccataaaataaataatatggtgGTATATTAAGGTCATACCTGTACACgtttttcttacttttaaagATACTGAACTTTGACTTATATCTCGAAATCTAGACTTGTTTTGTCGAATGCTTAACTTATTACTTTGAATTGTCGGCATGTTATCTCaagattttaatttataatgtcaCGCTCTCGACCTGTTATCACGAATATATGCCACTGAATGTACGTACGCATTGACAAAAGATAAGTATAGCTATCGACATCATAATTGGAGAGCTCAATATAATAGGTTCAGCCcttaacatcaatataataagTCGAGATCTTAACGTAAGGCCCACTTTCCATTAAGGTAATCTACGTGCGCATTTTCATCCACATTTTCGATATTTGACGTCATCAAAGTACTTTTAAGCCACAAGTAAACCGATCGACCTTTTTTTCCCCTGTGCATGCTGAATGCACACTCGTCTTATTATTTCTCGCTCTCGACTTATCTTGAGCGCATTACTGATtatggaccaccaacacatactgacactttaacaaatgaaaaacgcgtaattt includes the following:
- the LOC121369397 gene encoding G-protein coupled receptor 61-like; the encoded protein is MNNTTTATEADGDASRYVVLVLMCLVNLTAVVGNVSIIVVVLRCFQLRHTLTNFFVLNLSVVDLLGSVVALPVGISSFLHDAWPYGSRWCVVSGAVTSFSVYASICSLCLISVERYYSIKLPMHHAANMSLQKTVCALVFVWVQNTVLAVLPVLGVNSYTYQDHKKHCSVTWQGPPSNAVFVLFISVWCFLVPGVILLLMHCGIFRVAREAARQIRPYPSTPTVSVLVGDRQSDSQTTEHVGRVPVRCTRLLSWCVPGGDDSVVPVVERSMSAHLFQHTPRPYKGHLKAIKTLIIIFSSFLLLWGPYFVLHAYGAITGYVARRATSELVTTWLGYTTFAVNPLLYGWMNRAIRQELIAFYQNDVCFCLHAAGPPPGHSDAPREHEDFIQFLERTSYKAVSPNQNSRAVKVAENSARTHREHVHTVNKEQTHCENVNDVNKERTHCEHVHTVNKEQTHCENVNNVNNERTHCEHVHTVNKEHTHCENFNNVNNDRTHCEHVHPVNKEQTHCEHVNNMNNEQTHCEHVHTVNREQTHCENVNVNNERTHCEHIQTVNKKQTHCEHINNMDNERTHCEHVHTVKGEGTHCQHVHTMNKNRTHCEHTVNNERTQHKHVIVINSERIQKETVIIVNSEQKHESAVSLNNERTHGKPGSTVNDEPDITLDKEQIHCGPVHISNKE
- the LOC121369398 gene encoding G-protein coupled receptor 61-like, which encodes MNDSSFEKFTLLDQIQNISLTNYVIVGFMCFINIMAIFGNMSVIFAIGKSSDMRHRQSNLFILNLSVVDFIASVVTLPVSICTFHTNARVFDSMWCAVSGFLAGCVIYASIGSLCAISIERVYYIKWPLHHEANLTVEKTYLVLFVIWLQCITVALPPVFKHLPQHSDKDCYSGWQGVHMDVFYVSFIGVWCFLIPVLVMLLSHCGIFNVIRKFSPLSTFHIVTVSGIVDTRLKAVSHRSSLLLTQRSVKNFFFLIVHLLAFVILWGPYFVFAMYHALHAQPEDRDKMVDLVVTWLGFVTFAANPVLYGLMNRPIRTQLVEWYEYIFCCDFLRKRKANGEQLPEETASGEEDFLHFLGITPTANNT